One Spinacia oleracea cultivar Varoflay chromosome 4, BTI_SOV_V1, whole genome shotgun sequence DNA segment encodes these proteins:
- the LOC110800675 gene encoding probable serine/threonine-protein kinase WNK11: MSLEHANIIKCFGLLAGSEKIQFITEISTSGNLLDYLQKHVLSNNTAIKNWCRQILEGLDYLYTRNPPVIHRDVNLENMFISGDTGIVKLGNFSLAMHLGEKYSRHKFEYCRRTYDASKFIAPEVKEGEECSTAIDIYSFGMCVLQMVTLEVPYSEVFNKHNAHKQARKGVMPDALERVADPVAKQFIERCLVPAYERPTANELLDDPFLSQTISSPVSNQNLADCLQVVPGQVDRLLPKRFKLRGEITKTSTDISLTVCIYYTSSESVTNTVYSRHDTVEQLVGRIATEHGLSDEELILVHELMEKMIIAVRDSKPGLEHYFEITCKNRKVIEVGQVDWFRACLSGQASSSGANQ; the protein is encoded by the coding sequence ATGTCTCTCGAGCATGCAAACATCATCAAATGTTTTGGTTTATTGGCGGGCTCTGAGAAAATTCAATTTATCACCGAGATTTCTACTTCTGGTAATTTGTTAGATTATCTTCAGAAACATGTTCTTTCAAATAATACAGCAATCAAGAATTGGTGCAGACAGATTCTTGAGGGGTTGGATTATCTTTACACTCGTAACCCACCAGTGATTCATCGTGATGTTAACttagaaaacatgtttattAGTGGAGACACTGGAATTGTTAAACTTGGAAATTTCAGTCTGGCTATGCATCTGGGAGAGAAGTACAGTCGGCATAAGTTCGAGTACTGCAGAAGAACTTATGACGCATCTAAGTTTATCGCACCAGAAGTAAAGGAAGGAGAAGAATGTAGCACTGCGATTGATATTTACTCTTTTGGGATGTGCGTATTACAGATGGTGACTCTTGAAGTGCCATATAGTGAGGTCTTTAATAAGCATAATGCGCATAAACAGGCTCGGAAGGGTGTAATGCCTGATGCACTGGAAAGAGTGGCAGACCCTGTGGCTAAGCAGTTCATTGAAAGGTGTCTGGTTCCTGCTTATGAAAGACCCACTGCGAATGAACTGTTGGATGACCCGTTTCTTTCACAGACCATCTCATCACCAGTTAGTAATCAGAATCTTGCAGACTGTTTGCAGGTTGTGCCTGGTCAGGTGGACAGATTACTTCCTAAGAGATTTAAACTAAGAGGGGAAATAACTAAGACCAGCACTGACATCTCCCTTACTGTGTGCATATACTATACAAGTAGTGAATCAGTGACAAACACGGTTTACTCACGTCATGATACAGTTGAACAATTAGTGGGGAGAATTGCTACAGAACATGGCTTATCGGATGAAGAACTCATACTGGTTCATGAGCTTATGGAAAAAATGATTATTGCAGTTAGAGATTCTAAACCTGGCTTGGAGCattattttgaaattacatGTAAAAACCGCAAGGTGATAGAAGTTGGTCAAGTGGACTGGTTTCGAGCCTGTTTATCAGGTCAGGCAAGTTCTTCGGGTGCAAATCAGTAG